In the genome of Myroides phaeus, one region contains:
- a CDS encoding GH3 auxin-responsive promoter family protein codes for MSLKSFAAKLFASIIHKKTQKWASNPIETQQKVFESLIAQAKNTAFGKDHNFNQIKDFKDFAKQVPVRDYEALRNYIDRVVAGESNVLWQGLPIYFAKTSGTTSGAKYIPLTKESMPYHIEAARNAILAYIHETGKADFVDGKMIFLQGSPILDEKNGIKLGRLSGIVAHYVPAYLQKNRLPSWETNCIEDWETKVDAVVKETMDEDMSVISGIPSWVQMYFEKLKEKKNKPVGEIFKNFNLFIYGGVNFEPYRAKFEQLIGRRVPSIELFPASEGFFAYQDSQKEEGLLLLLNAGIFYEFIKADEFYTDNPKRYTIGEVELGVNYVLILSTNAGLWGYNIGDTVRFVNLNPYRIVVSGRIKHYTSAFGEHVIGKEVETAIQEAMEGTDVEVNEFTVAPQTTPSEGLPYHEWLIEFGNKPKDMEAFALKIDQALRKQNVYYDDLIVGKVLRTLVISSVKTGGFQDYMKSIGKLGGQNKLPRLSNDRNIADKLDLE; via the coding sequence ATGTCATTAAAGTCATTTGCAGCAAAGTTATTTGCTTCAATCATACATAAAAAAACACAAAAATGGGCGAGTAACCCAATTGAAACTCAACAAAAAGTGTTTGAATCTTTAATCGCTCAAGCTAAAAATACAGCTTTTGGGAAAGATCATAATTTTAATCAAATTAAAGATTTTAAAGACTTTGCTAAGCAAGTTCCTGTTCGCGATTACGAGGCATTGAGAAATTATATTGACCGCGTTGTAGCAGGAGAAAGTAATGTGCTTTGGCAAGGATTACCAATTTACTTTGCTAAAACTTCAGGTACTACTTCTGGAGCAAAGTATATTCCGCTTACAAAAGAATCAATGCCTTATCATATTGAAGCGGCAAGAAATGCAATTTTAGCTTATATACACGAAACAGGTAAAGCAGATTTTGTAGATGGAAAGATGATTTTCTTACAAGGGAGTCCTATTTTAGACGAGAAAAACGGTATTAAATTAGGTAGATTGTCTGGTATTGTAGCTCACTATGTACCAGCTTATTTACAGAAAAATAGATTGCCAAGTTGGGAAACAAACTGTATTGAAGATTGGGAAACTAAGGTAGATGCTGTTGTCAAAGAAACAATGGATGAAGATATGTCTGTTATTTCTGGAATTCCAAGTTGGGTTCAGATGTACTTTGAAAAGTTGAAGGAGAAAAAGAATAAACCAGTTGGGGAAATCTTTAAAAACTTCAATTTGTTTATTTACGGAGGAGTAAATTTTGAGCCTTATAGAGCAAAGTTTGAACAGTTAATCGGTAGAAGGGTGCCTTCTATTGAGTTATTTCCGGCCTCTGAAGGTTTCTTTGCATATCAAGATTCTCAGAAAGAAGAGGGATTGTTATTATTACTAAATGCAGGGATTTTTTACGAGTTTATAAAAGCAGATGAGTTTTATACTGACAATCCGAAGAGATACACAATTGGAGAGGTGGAGTTAGGCGTAAATTACGTTTTAATACTTTCAACAAATGCGGGTCTATGGGGGTATAATATTGGTGATACGGTGCGATTTGTTAACTTAAACCCTTACAGAATAGTTGTATCAGGTAGAATCAAACACTACACTTCTGCTTTTGGAGAGCACGTAATTGGCAAGGAAGTTGAAACAGCAATTCAAGAAGCAATGGAAGGAACAGATGTTGAAGTAAATGAATTTACAGTTGCACCTCAAACAACACCATCTGAAGGCTTGCCTTACCACGAGTGGCTTATTGAATTTGGTAATAAACCAAAAGATATGGAGGCTTTTGCCTTGAAGATTGACCAAGCATTGAGAAAACAAAATGTTTATTACGATGATTTGATTGTAGGAAAAGTACTTCGAACATTAGTGATAAGCTCTGTTAAAACAGGAGGTTTCCAAGATTATATGAAGAGTATTGGAAAACTTGGAGGGCAAAATAAGTTGCCAAGATTAAGCAATGATAGAAATATTGCTGATAAATTAGATTTAGAATAG
- the rfbC gene encoding dTDP-4-dehydrorhamnose 3,5-epimerase has translation MKVVETELKGCFLIEPAVFKDERGYFFESFNQEKFNQATGLSVQFVQDNQSFSSKNVLRGLHYQRGEYQQAKLVHVIQGTILDVVVDLRPNSPTFRQSFKTKLTSENHQQLFVPRGFAHGFVVLSETAIFTYKCDNYYKKEAEGGIIYNDTDLAIDWEVQSEQLILSEKDIELPTLKESLPICEY, from the coding sequence ATGAAAGTTGTTGAAACAGAATTAAAAGGTTGTTTTTTGATTGAACCAGCAGTTTTTAAAGATGAGCGTGGTTATTTTTTTGAGTCTTTTAATCAAGAGAAATTTAATCAAGCAACTGGTTTATCTGTTCAGTTTGTTCAAGATAATCAGTCTTTTTCTTCAAAGAATGTGTTGAGAGGATTACATTATCAAAGAGGAGAGTATCAACAAGCAAAGTTAGTTCACGTTATTCAAGGAACTATTTTGGATGTTGTTGTTGATCTAAGACCCAATTCGCCAACATTTAGACAATCATTTAAAACAAAACTGACAAGTGAGAATCACCAACAATTGTTTGTTCCTCGTGGTTTTGCACATGGATTTGTTGTTTTAAGTGAGACAGCCATTTTTACATATAAATGTGATAATTATTATAAGAAAGAAGCTGAAGGAGGAATTATTTATAATGATACGGATTTAGCTATTGATTGGGAAGTACAATCAGAGCAACTTATTTTGTCTGAAAAAGACATTGAATTACCTACATTAAAAGAGTCACTACCGATATGCGAGTATTAA
- a CDS encoding glycosyltransferase family 2 protein, with amino-acid sequence MSIDLSIIIPVFNGENYLNKCIESIFLQENISIEIIIIDDFSTDGTVSLLNNSYEENRVTLLLNDKNRGQGPCRNDGIKVACGKYILFIDVDDYLTDENVQVLSKIVKRMDSETLDVINCPYYVHEKNKKKKGIQDNNVYLNGKEYLNSVDVLEVVVWNKIYRREFLIQNELFFKSRKYEDVSFVIESYLKAGKVANDTSFFYNYIIRENSTMTSPPKVQNVIDVLGLVNDLEVFYIDNKRIFQVEKTFFYSFIGAARIIKGYGVNNKNINKEVCKFRRLHREYRRSIFNSKSLNLILRIFLFISPFYANRVLEILKK; translated from the coding sequence ATGAGTATTGATTTATCTATAATAATTCCAGTTTTTAATGGAGAAAATTATTTAAATAAATGCATTGAGTCAATTTTTTTACAAGAAAATATTTCAATAGAAATTATTATAATTGATGATTTTTCAACGGATGGTACAGTATCGTTACTTAACAATTCTTATGAAGAAAATAGAGTTACTCTTTTATTAAATGATAAAAATAGAGGACAAGGGCCCTGTCGAAATGATGGAATAAAAGTAGCTTGTGGTAAGTACATATTATTTATTGATGTTGATGATTATTTAACTGATGAAAATGTACAAGTGCTTTCTAAAATTGTGAAAAGAATGGATTCTGAAACCTTAGATGTTATAAATTGTCCATATTATGTACATGAGAAAAATAAGAAAAAAAAGGGAATACAAGACAATAATGTATATTTAAACGGTAAGGAGTATTTAAATTCAGTTGATGTTTTAGAAGTTGTTGTTTGGAATAAGATATACAGAAGAGAGTTTCTTATTCAAAACGAACTTTTTTTTAAAAGTAGAAAATATGAGGATGTTTCTTTTGTAATAGAATCTTATTTAAAAGCTGGAAAAGTTGCAAATGATACATCATTTTTTTATAATTATATAATTCGAGAAAATTCAACAATGACCTCTCCTCCTAAGGTTCAAAATGTAATAGACGTATTAGGACTTGTTAATGATTTGGAAGTTTTTTATATAGATAATAAAAGAATCTTTCAAGTAGAAAAAACTTTTTTCTATAGTTTTATTGGAGCTGCTAGAATAATAAAAGGATATGGAGTAAATAATAAAAATATCAATAAAGAAGTATGTAAATTTAGAAGGCTACATAGAGAGTATAGACGTTCAATATTTAATTCAAAATCATTAAATTTAATATTAAGAATTTTCTTGTTTATTTCTCCTTTTTATGCAAATCGAGTCTTGGAAATTTTAAAGAAGTAA
- a CDS encoding twin-arginine translocase TatA/TatE family subunit, whose amino-acid sequence MNSLHIFLGVVGPWQIAIVVALVLLLFGGKKIPELMRGLGSGIKEFKDATKDENAQQVSKKENTQEEKKSE is encoded by the coding sequence ATGAACTCATTGCACATATTTTTAGGAGTAGTTGGACCATGGCAGATCGCAATCGTCGTAGCATTAGTCTTATTGTTATTCGGAGGTAAAAAGATCCCTGAATTAATGAGAGGTTTAGGTAGTGGAATTAAAGAATTCAAAGACGCTACTAAAGACGAAAATGCTCAACAAGTTTCTAAAAAAGAAAACACTCAAGAAGAGAAAAAATCAGAATAA
- a CDS encoding DUF6909 family protein produces MKEIKNISRTRAQVSSAAVERMYITMRHLFNRGFYKPMGVSGDTLREALLELRPEIYGTIAEEKVELNGLLYVIERLPIGIEECRYINLTSDEGYSFSHFTALVPPKRRRNCYRIDAEQMNIEITRGRSDIYDVLTHLTFIFIESHKIKNRVLIGEEGKVTRDWKKIEIAAKKTETLELEEKEIIMSHLSNVLGRSFSEVLDIYEKFAIPENPDRFLDVIYWLGKLAIEEDIDNDKRTITFSPLLRERLGHHIYGEMWSDRIKNVLEKKGLLGRPIHIISANMHSVMNSIFAPSVMKGQVEVGSELEIYEELSKPENKELRNLVGERAEREGMTFLRDESGTNIDVQIFDTAKINLKNTNFSTAKIEGEYPVIIVMDYAFGEQAYETIDELLKPYQKTTLINVESVSIMGKAGILVGGKGDIMIPFAHINEGTGDNYPFDNELTVDMFKNDDIPVFGGTMVTVLGTSLQNKDLLKFFHDSTWGVIGLEMEGAHYQKAIQSASKIRKSINPNVKVRYAYYASDNPLETGSTLASGGLGTTGVKPTYLITIKILEQIFNS; encoded by the coding sequence ATGAAAGAGATTAAGAATATTTCGAGAACGAGAGCACAAGTATCGTCAGCGGCGGTAGAGCGTATGTATATTACAATGCGTCACTTGTTTAATAGAGGATTTTATAAACCAATGGGAGTTTCGGGAGATACGTTAAGAGAAGCTTTATTAGAGCTACGCCCTGAGATTTATGGAACAATTGCAGAGGAAAAAGTTGAGTTAAATGGACTTTTATATGTTATTGAGCGTTTGCCAATTGGAATAGAAGAATGTAGATATATTAATTTAACGTCTGATGAGGGATATTCATTCTCTCACTTCACTGCTTTGGTTCCTCCAAAGAGAAGAAGAAATTGTTATAGAATTGACGCTGAACAAATGAATATTGAGATCACAAGAGGTAGATCTGATATTTATGATGTTTTAACGCACTTGACTTTTATTTTTATTGAGTCACATAAAATTAAAAACCGCGTTTTAATCGGTGAAGAAGGAAAAGTTACACGCGATTGGAAAAAGATTGAAATTGCTGCTAAGAAAACAGAAACATTAGAGTTAGAAGAGAAAGAGATCATTATGTCTCACTTGTCTAATGTTTTAGGACGTTCTTTTTCAGAGGTACTTGATATCTATGAAAAATTTGCAATTCCTGAAAACCCAGATAGATTCTTAGATGTTATTTACTGGTTAGGAAAATTAGCTATTGAAGAGGATATTGATAACGATAAACGTACAATTACTTTTAGCCCATTGTTGAGAGAAAGATTAGGGCACCATATTTATGGTGAAATGTGGTCTGATCGTATCAAGAATGTTTTAGAGAAAAAAGGATTATTAGGAAGACCAATTCACATTATTAGTGCTAATATGCACAGTGTAATGAACTCAATTTTTGCTCCTTCAGTAATGAAAGGACAAGTAGAAGTAGGGTCTGAATTAGAGATCTACGAAGAGTTGAGTAAACCTGAAAACAAAGAATTAAGAAACTTAGTAGGTGAAAGAGCTGAGCGTGAAGGAATGACTTTCTTAAGAGATGAGTCGGGAACTAATATCGATGTTCAGATTTTTGACACGGCTAAAATAAACTTGAAAAACACGAACTTCTCAACGGCAAAAATTGAAGGAGAATATCCTGTAATTATTGTAATGGATTATGCTTTTGGAGAACAAGCTTACGAAACAATTGATGAGCTTTTAAAACCTTACCAAAAGACTACATTGATCAATGTAGAGTCTGTTTCTATTATGGGAAAAGCAGGTATTTTAGTGGGAGGAAAAGGAGATATTATGATTCCATTTGCTCATATTAATGAAGGAACTGGAGATAACTATCCTTTTGATAATGAATTGACAGTAGATATGTTTAAAAACGACGATATCCCTGTATTTGGTGGTACAATGGTAACTGTTTTAGGTACTTCACTTCAAAATAAAGACTTATTGAAGTTTTTCCACGATTCTACTTGGGGAGTAATTGGTCTTGAAATGGAAGGAGCACACTACCAAAAAGCGATTCAATCTGCTTCTAAAATTAGAAAAAGTATTAATCCAAATGTAAAAGTTCGTTATGCTTATTATGCTTCTGATAATCCATTAGAAACAGGAAGTACATTAGCTTCAGGAGGATTAGGTACAACAGGTGTAAAACCAACGTATTTAATTACGATCAAGATTTTAGAACAGATTTTTAATTCATAA
- the rfbD gene encoding dTDP-4-dehydrorhamnose reductase, translated as MRVLITGSNGQVGQALKSISNEYFEIDFLFYDSSMLDITSLSQCQEVFSKMKPDYCINLAAYTAVDKAEEEKEKAYLVNAEGVKCLAQVCKENKVVLIQISTDFVFDGNKRSPYTIEDKPNPINVYGASKLKGEDYIKAMLQQYYIVRTSWVYSDFGNNFKKTMLRLGETRNELSVVNDQVGCPTDAVELSRFLMHLIHDKEKFGVYHYSGKKVCSWYDFAVSIFEEAGMKVEVKAIGSDEFASKAKRPKYSVLK; from the coding sequence ATGCGAGTATTAATAACAGGATCAAACGGTCAAGTTGGACAAGCTTTAAAATCAATTTCAAATGAATATTTTGAGATTGATTTTCTTTTTTATGACTCTTCTATGCTTGATATCACAAGTTTATCTCAATGTCAGGAGGTTTTCAGTAAAATGAAGCCTGATTATTGTATTAATTTAGCAGCCTATACTGCTGTTGATAAGGCAGAAGAAGAAAAAGAAAAAGCTTATTTGGTTAATGCAGAAGGAGTAAAATGTTTAGCTCAAGTATGCAAAGAGAACAAGGTTGTATTAATTCAAATTTCAACAGATTTTGTGTTTGATGGCAATAAAAGATCTCCTTATACAATAGAAGATAAGCCAAATCCTATAAATGTATATGGTGCTTCTAAATTGAAAGGAGAAGACTACATAAAGGCTATGTTGCAACAATATTATATTGTACGTACTTCTTGGGTTTATTCTGATTTTGGAAATAACTTTAAGAAGACAATGTTGCGTTTAGGAGAAACGAGAAATGAATTAAGTGTAGTAAACGATCAGGTAGGTTGTCCTACAGATGCAGTTGAATTAAGCCGATTTTTAATGCATTTAATACACGATAAAGAGAAGTTTGGAGTTTATCATTACAGTGGAAAAAAAGTGTGTTCATGGTATGATTTTGCTGTTTCTATATTTGAAGAGGCAGGAATGAAAGTTGAAGTGAAGGCTATTGGATCTGATGAATTTGCTTCAAAAGCAAAAAGGCCGAAGTATAGTGTATTGAAATAG
- a CDS encoding DUF1294 domain-containing protein, which translates to MKFLFLYLFIINYIAFSMFAVDKERAIKHKNRISEKNLLTLCFFGGSLGGWLAMKKLRHKTSKDSFKFKFYAILIVQVILLFALFKR; encoded by the coding sequence ATGAAGTTTTTATTCCTTTACTTATTCATAATTAACTACATAGCCTTCTCTATGTTTGCTGTAGATAAAGAGCGAGCGATAAAGCACAAAAACCGTATTTCTGAAAAGAATTTGCTTACACTTTGTTTCTTTGGCGGAAGTTTAGGTGGCTGGTTAGCTATGAAAAAGTTGAGACATAAAACTTCAAAAGACTCTTTTAAATTTAAGTTCTACGCAATTTTAATTGTCCAAGTAATTCTTTTATTCGCACTTTTTAAACGATAG
- a CDS encoding oligosaccharide flippase family protein produces MIFLNLYKKIFGSDLGKNLTSLTLIQIANYAIPLLLIPYVSRIVGVDNYGKLEYARTFVFYFTILVDFGFNYTATRDIAVVKNDNKELNKIFSQVIICKVLLLLMSSIIFYYLVFSDPYLSQMKGVLFSTYLINLGFVFFPIWFYQGIEKIAFISILNFIIKIIVLASIVLFLKEKSDYWLYNLFQSISQIIASFLAFTLVFTKYNIKFVTVTFQEVFTRYKEGFAVFVSTLLVAVFASFSFMIMKDYVSDEDLGIYSTAFKLVITIQTLLLVPFSQAFFPYMAKIINQDTNAFKLKIKQASKFILILNVIVILISIIFAKLIIRILFGEDYLSAVTPFRIFAILPLFACLNNLYSYQGLLNMKKDKIFLYIHFLFALITIGCSYIIVPKFGLYGTILLRVFLEVGLFLVSYYNYKKHVKLLV; encoded by the coding sequence ATGATTTTTTTGAATTTATATAAAAAAATATTTGGAAGTGATTTAGGTAAAAATTTAACATCGCTAACATTGATTCAAATAGCAAATTATGCTATTCCATTATTGTTAATTCCATATGTAAGTCGAATTGTAGGTGTTGATAATTACGGTAAGTTAGAGTATGCAAGAACTTTTGTGTTTTACTTCACAATTTTGGTTGACTTTGGATTTAATTACACAGCAACGAGAGATATAGCTGTAGTAAAGAATGATAATAAAGAGTTGAATAAAATATTTAGTCAAGTGATCATTTGTAAAGTTTTACTATTATTAATGTCTTCGATTATTTTTTATTATTTAGTGTTTAGTGATCCGTATTTAAGCCAAATGAAAGGAGTTCTGTTTTCTACATATTTGATTAATTTAGGATTTGTTTTTTTTCCTATTTGGTTTTATCAAGGAATAGAAAAAATAGCATTTATATCAATTTTAAACTTTATAATAAAAATTATTGTATTAGCAAGTATAGTACTTTTCTTGAAAGAAAAAAGTGACTATTGGTTGTATAATTTATTTCAGTCTATATCTCAAATAATAGCAAGTTTTTTAGCCTTTACTTTAGTATTTACAAAGTATAATATCAAATTTGTAACTGTTACTTTTCAAGAAGTTTTTACTCGCTATAAAGAAGGATTTGCAGTTTTTGTATCTACGTTATTAGTTGCAGTTTTTGCTTCATTTTCTTTTATGATAATGAAAGATTATGTGAGTGATGAAGATTTAGGAATTTATTCAACAGCATTTAAATTAGTAATTACTATTCAAACACTATTATTAGTGCCTTTCAGTCAAGCTTTTTTTCCGTATATGGCAAAAATAATTAATCAAGACACTAATGCCTTTAAACTTAAAATTAAACAAGCAAGTAAGTTTATATTGATATTAAATGTTATTGTTATTTTAATATCAATAATCTTTGCTAAACTAATAATAAGGATTCTTTTCGGAGAAGACTATTTATCTGCTGTAACTCCATTTAGGATTTTTGCAATTCTTCCTTTGTTTGCTTGTTTGAATAATCTATACTCATATCAAGGATTATTAAATATGAAAAAAGATAAAATTTTTCTATATATTCATTTTTTATTTGCTTTAATAACAATTGGTTGTAGTTATATTATTGTTCCGAAGTTCGGATTATATGGTACAATTTTACTTAGAGTATTTCTTGAGGTAGGGTTATTTTTAGTTTCTTATTATAATTATAAAAAACACGTAAAACTTTTAGTATGA
- a CDS encoding Tex family protein, which produces MTLIEFIQQAVNASVRSIENTLALLDEACTIPFIARYRKDNTGNLDEVVIEKIAKYRELYEGIVKRKESILNAIEEQGKLTEELKNKISNSFDLTEIEDLYLPFKKSRKTKADTARENGLEPLAKVIMAQNATDVESIAQKYVTGKVADEEQAIQGASDIIAEWINENMFVRKALRRKFQREATITTKVVKAKKEEEGAQKFEQYFEWNEPVYRIPAHRLLAILRAEKEGYIKFSVAVDKKEAVTFIENTVIKSNNECASIIKNAISDSYKRLLEPALSNEALSEAKEKADINSINVFADNLTQLLLGSPLGEKRILAIDPGYKSGCKIVCLDEQGDLLYNETIYPHAPQKESAMAMKKIRSMVNSYRVEAIAIGNGTASRETEFFIKKIAFDKPVQVFIVNEAGASVYSASKIAREEFPSYDVTVRGAVSIGRRLSDPLAELVKIDPKSIGVGQYQHDVDQTLLKKELDNVVMKCVNSVGINLNTASKSLLSYVSGIGEKMAENIIQYRTENGPFESRKELKKVPRLGEKAFQQAAAFVRIKNAANPLDDSAVHPEAYSVVEKIAKDLKVSVNDMISNKEVIAQVDVKKYKTGEVGEFALQDILKELEKPGLDPRKAAKVFEFDPSIKQITDLKIGLVLPGIVNNITNFGCFVDVGIKESGLVHISQLKEGFVSDVNEVVKLHQHVQVKVVDVDIAKKRIQLSMILD; this is translated from the coding sequence ATGACGTTGATTGAGTTTATTCAGCAGGCAGTAAATGCTTCAGTACGCAGTATTGAAAATACTTTAGCCTTGCTTGACGAAGCGTGTACAATACCATTTATAGCTCGATATAGAAAAGATAATACAGGTAACTTAGATGAAGTAGTTATCGAGAAAATAGCAAAATATAGAGAGCTTTATGAAGGTATAGTAAAGCGCAAGGAATCTATTTTAAACGCAATTGAAGAACAAGGTAAACTAACAGAGGAGTTAAAAAATAAGATTAGTAATAGTTTTGATTTAACAGAGATTGAGGATTTATATTTACCATTCAAAAAATCTCGTAAGACAAAAGCTGATACAGCAAGAGAGAACGGATTAGAGCCATTAGCAAAGGTTATTATGGCACAAAATGCTACTGATGTAGAATCTATCGCTCAAAAGTATGTTACAGGTAAGGTTGCAGATGAAGAACAGGCAATTCAAGGTGCTTCTGATATTATTGCAGAATGGATTAATGAGAATATGTTTGTTAGAAAAGCGTTGAGAAGAAAATTTCAACGAGAAGCAACTATTACAACAAAGGTTGTAAAGGCTAAAAAAGAAGAGGAGGGTGCACAGAAATTTGAACAGTATTTTGAATGGAACGAACCTGTGTATCGCATTCCAGCCCATCGTTTATTGGCTATTTTGAGAGCTGAAAAAGAGGGATATATCAAATTTTCTGTTGCTGTAGATAAAAAGGAGGCTGTAACATTTATTGAAAATACAGTTATTAAAAGCAATAATGAATGTGCGTCTATTATTAAAAATGCTATTTCTGATAGTTATAAGCGATTGTTAGAGCCGGCTTTATCAAATGAAGCTTTAAGTGAGGCAAAAGAAAAAGCAGATATTAATTCTATCAATGTTTTTGCAGATAATCTAACACAGCTATTATTGGGTTCGCCATTGGGAGAGAAGAGAATTCTTGCTATAGATCCTGGATATAAATCGGGGTGTAAAATAGTTTGTTTAGACGAACAAGGAGATTTGCTTTACAATGAAACAATTTATCCTCATGCACCTCAAAAAGAAAGTGCAATGGCGATGAAGAAAATTCGTTCTATGGTTAATTCATACCGCGTAGAGGCTATTGCAATTGGAAATGGAACGGCTTCTCGTGAAACAGAGTTCTTCATCAAGAAGATTGCTTTTGATAAGCCTGTACAAGTGTTTATAGTGAACGAAGCAGGAGCATCTGTCTATTCAGCATCAAAGATAGCCAGAGAAGAATTTCCTTCGTATGACGTAACTGTTAGAGGGGCGGTTTCTATTGGTAGAAGATTATCAGATCCATTGGCTGAATTGGTTAAGATCGACCCTAAGTCAATAGGGGTTGGACAGTACCAACACGACGTAGATCAGACGCTTTTGAAAAAAGAATTGGATAATGTGGTGATGAAATGCGTAAACTCAGTTGGAATTAACTTGAATACTGCAAGCAAGTCTTTGTTGAGTTATGTTTCTGGTATTGGTGAAAAGATGGCAGAGAATATTATTCAATATAGAACAGAAAATGGTCCTTTTGAAAGTAGAAAAGAGTTGAAAAAAGTACCAAGACTTGGCGAAAAAGCATTTCAACAAGCAGCAGCATTCGTACGAATTAAAAATGCAGCAAACCCCTTAGATGATTCGGCAGTGCATCCTGAAGCTTATAGTGTTGTAGAAAAGATTGCAAAAGACTTGAAAGTATCTGTAAACGATATGATTTCTAATAAAGAAGTAATTGCTCAGGTAGATGTAAAGAAATATAAAACAGGGGAAGTAGGAGAGTTTGCTCTTCAAGATATCTTAAAAGAACTTGAAAAACCAGGGTTAGACCCTCGAAAAGCAGCTAAAGTATTTGAATTTGACCCGAGTATTAAACAGATTACTGATTTAAAGATAGGATTGGTTTTACCTGGAATCGTCAATAATATTACCAATTTTGGATGCTTTGTAGATGTAGGTATCAAAGAGAGTGGGTTAGTTCACATTTCACAATTGAAAGAAGGATTTGTTTCTGATGTGAATGAAGTAGTTAAATTACACCAACATGTTCAGGTGAAAGTAGTGGATGTTGATATTGCTAAAAAGCGAATTCAACTTTCAATGATTCTTGATTAA
- a CDS encoding murein hydrolase activator EnvC family protein, which translates to MSGKGLNQKKWKKRLLSKYRIVIVNDKTFEDVRSFKLNLLNVFGASTTLVFLFILSTVLLLVLTPLKEYIPGYSSSGLKQQAVELALKVDSLENESRRNQLYLAAIKKALLGEVDITRESIDSLRMAQIPINQIEHKEPGARDLELREMVRLEDKYNIFTEAKPKVSQILFSPINGEVIKKYDPGAYHFGVDFRAPKNTPVKAIAKGSVLFVDWTIKDGYTIIVLHEEGLISVYKHLTTLTKSEYEYVSSGEVLGLYDGNYDDNSQNTTVKYFHFELWKDSYPLDSSIFIDFE; encoded by the coding sequence ATGTCAGGAAAGGGGCTAAATCAAAAAAAGTGGAAAAAGAGACTTCTTAGTAAATACCGAATTGTTATCGTTAATGACAAGACTTTTGAAGATGTTCGCTCTTTTAAGCTAAATCTTTTGAACGTTTTTGGTGCGAGTACAACATTAGTTTTTCTATTTATTCTTTCTACAGTTTTACTTCTGGTTTTAACACCATTGAAAGAATATATTCCAGGTTATTCTTCTTCTGGATTAAAGCAACAAGCAGTAGAGCTTGCTTTAAAAGTTGATTCGTTAGAAAATGAATCAAGGCGAAATCAATTATACTTAGCGGCAATTAAAAAGGCACTTTTAGGAGAGGTAGATATTACAAGAGAAAGTATCGACTCTCTAAGGATGGCTCAGATACCTATCAATCAGATTGAGCATAAAGAACCAGGAGCAAGGGATTTGGAGTTAAGAGAAATGGTTCGCTTAGAGGATAAGTATAACATTTTTACTGAAGCTAAACCCAAAGTTAGTCAGATACTTTTTAGTCCAATTAACGGAGAGGTAATTAAGAAATACGATCCTGGTGCTTATCATTTTGGAGTTGATTTTAGAGCACCAAAAAATACACCAGTTAAGGCAATTGCTAAGGGTTCTGTACTATTTGTAGATTGGACAATTAAAGATGGTTATACAATTATCGTTTTACACGAGGAAGGGTTGATATCGGTGTATAAACACCTAACAACTTTGACTAAATCAGAATATGAGTATGTTAGTTCTGGTGAGGTACTTGGACTATATGATGGTAATTATGATGATAATAGCCAAAATACAACGGTTAAATATTTTCACTTTGAATTGTGGAAGGATTCTTATCCTTTAGACAGTTCAATTTTTATAGATTTTGAATAA